A region of the Chroicocephalus ridibundus chromosome 1, bChrRid1.1, whole genome shotgun sequence genome:
gatacgtgtcggaccagtcgacgggctgtgttctctccctccgccccaggcagggacgcctttctgggtaagcgctgcgcctttcaccctctggtgaatgttaccccgggttgctgtactatcattatttttgctagcaatgttaacctgaagtaattagcgctattgtagtcagtgaatttatcaacggcaatctcaagtctgttctgtcgctctcaataaaacaactaatttcgattatttgtgaatctgattcagtgaaagtcctgtggtgggactctgatagtaaatcagtgaaagtccgggactctgacagacaaatatcgaaactacagccCTTTTTACGcgacaccaacaagtaaaagcatctgaaaaattccctagtgcatggtccgctcaaatatgtgagatgtataccttaaagcaggcacttaaattaactggagaaaggagaaggaacaatatacacagactctcgctatgcctttggggtagtgcatacctttggtaaaatttgggaagaacgaggactaataaacagcaaagggaaagaacttttacacaaagaacttacacagcaggtgttagctaatatattaataccaagtgaaatagcagctttacatgttaaaggtcaccagagagacaattcaatcaccgcaaggggaaacagattagcggacaaggtggcaaaagaggcagccttggggcaggagaagcaatgacagaagcaggggcagtggagaaaggtggtaaatggattctgcctgacggaagggaaatggtcaacaaacaatgagagaaacagtgacagtgttacaacagggaagccattggggaacgcatgcaacgtgcgaatagttttgtggaagtacaggtgctttggcatatacacaatagccaaacaaatttgtgagggatgtgctatttgtaagaaagtaaacaagaaagccttgagaaagcaatcttcgggaggaggagagcccggcttgagaccattccaaagtatacaggtagacttcagtgaactaccaccaacaggcaggcgaaaagatcttttagtcctagtggaccgtctgactggatgggtggaagcctaccccttggtgtcagctactgcagcaggggtaattaagataatactcgaacagattattcccagatacgggttagtggagaatagaaactcagatcggggcagtcattttatctaaaatccttcaaggaattctggaaagtttagggatggtgtgggaatttcatatcccctagcatcccccgtcatcaggaaaagttgaggatgaaccagaccattaagagacaatTCAGTAAGAGACAATTGTCGAAATTACCACGGACTAAATGTTTGCccatagcattgttgaggatccagacttctagaaaagatacaggtctctcgccctgtgagacgctttttggactaccttatatgggtaacagagaagacttgcccacttttgaaactaaagatatgtttcttaagaaccgtacactggggttgtcgtcttctttctctcgcctcagaaataaaggatttcttgctcaaactccgccgttggaatttgtcgtccatccgtataaaccaggggactgggtactagtcaaatcctggacGGAGAGTAAGCtacaaccggagtgggaaggaccattccaagtcctcctcactactgaaaccgcagtaaggacagcagaaaaaggatgggctcactacgctcagcaaaaaggagcagttgaacccccgccaacagatccggtagaacggtggactgtacattctactgacagcccactgcgagtaaccctaaagagacaataagccgtgggttggggcgggatgatccagttgggagacataaatctgtgcatgccatgaattttaagaagcgttttgcgatgatactggtcatTGGGGCGGTGTTGagcttcccactaggaagctggagtgtacacctagatcacctacgaagtgcacacccagattacccggttaggcttatcataaatatcactaaaggagataccccacagactgtacgctttgatgcctgtcaagtactgaagtgtgggaagctagaggcccaaagacggttgagtggtgaaaacaggtacctgttcccagaaatttggagggtcgcagagggatatcaggaggctgcaccttgtgaccgatggagtgaagcgtggtggaccacccaaattggagggtgggccattgatgacaagtggttcaagtcttcttattattaccctctcaaaaagaaaatacatttttacaaaggatcaccttccccagagtgtggcctttttgaatggactcctcggttgataactataacccagagggacgatacagctaacctgaggtatggaataggagcagatgtgtctggaagagagccaaggggaagatttagaatagacctactggaaaatagcagttaagcagaagggacagctatgactactaaaactcccagtaatacaacagtgggaaccactgaatgacccagctttggtaacggttgctgagattacagatcttagacaaacatttgagattgagacagggtacggtgagacgaatgcttgggtagaatgggtaaaatatactgttaatagtttgaaccaaagcaattgctctgcttgtgcctcaggaaggcccacagcacagattgtcccttttcccttagggtggacgaaagattccctagggatgtggtgtatgatagcattataccaagaaaggacggcctggggaaacgaggcttgtcattcactttccttactgtttcctgccttggaatctagagatgttaaagtgccaccagcattttccacagcaattggtaaccatccagcgtgcctctcacggcagggtgtgaatgctaccaaacctggggggggatttaccctgtgcactgaaactctgaatgggaccaaggatgtaaaaggaaactactcagcgatacgagtgccttgggtggatctctggtggtattgtggagggaagaccttgcgatctgtgttgccggctaactggaaaggtacatgtggaatggtacaattggcaataccattcaccctagcatttgaaaaaggaacaggaaccctgagctcaggcagtagcgtaaaaagaagtgtgggtgtatcctttgatgaacggatatatatagatcccattggagtccctagaggagtcccagatgaacacaaagcaaggaatcagacaggagcaggattcgagtctgtctttttctggtggataactataagcaaaaatgtagattggataaattatatgtactataaccaacagaggtttattaattataccagagatgcattgaaaggaatagctgaacgattggatgcaaccagcggatggcatgggaaaataggattgccCCGGACGTGAtcttagcagagaagggaggtgtgtgtgtaatgttagggaaccggtgctgcaccttcatccccaacaatacagctccagatggtgctataactaaagcccttcgagggctcaccagtctagctgatgagttagctgagaactctggaatagacacctcactgacaagtGGGCTGGATTCCCGGTTTGGGAAACGGAAAGGTatggtggtatcaatattgacttctcttataatggtagcgggaatgttagcggctgtcggacgctgtatcattccctgtgtgcgaggattagttcaacgattaattgaaactgccctaacgaaacgaatggaagtagaccctcccccataccctgggaaaatgcttcatctagaagacaataaaaactgtcgAGAAGAAGAAGAACGTAACATCACGCTGTCGGCTCCagaggcctcatatggaaccatgccctgggaatgcaaaagacaataagattatgagaaaggaaagggggaaattgtaagaaaggcaggtgttgcttttgcagaggagaaaagccgtttccatcagaggtgacacgataagggaatgactgagacaaagaggctccagcaaaggcttgtagaacatctcttatcacacagacaaaaggacaaactcattcctactgcattagcgtctggaagggtagtcatacatttaaccagggctaatgacattgagcaatttttttgttaccaaaaaggaaggaaataaactagtcagataatctctttaggtgtagcataaagagaagcaaacagcggcaggacatgcgggaagaattttaggcgcctcgcacagaccgtgaaccctggagtacccaaccaacgggaaaggggggagggaaaaattgggccgggattaggaaataaaaaggtgtggtgtttcaagaacggaaagtgtgcctacttgctaggtcacccgctcttgcaagagcgtgaatgaaaatgtgcctcccagaggattctgcctgagcctatttcactcggaccggaacttatttctcacaggggggtcccagcagggcccccaggcacagccaggtcccggcagcggcaggggggtccccagccccatctcagccccggtccggcggggacgggctcagccacagctggggagagagggcgggggctgcgggggccaccaggcagtgccgggggggggcggctcccaggtctctcccggctccctcagaggcagcatcacccaggcggcttgtgctgaggccggcacaagcccgggcagcggcggggaagcgcagctcgcccgcgggcacccgcagctcggccgcagctggcgcgagggcggggggcgaggcgggggcggggcctgcagccgccgcggccagaccccacccccgtcaaaggcggccccggggagggcggcgagcgggagcgggagcggggcgagcagccAGGGCGCGGGAGGTCACGCGAGAGTGGAGCTCGCGCGGGATTTCGCGCgggagttgagctcgcgcgggacgccgaggcagggcgaggcgggggagctcagccatggcctgtgcccgaaaggcgcagcctcccgcgtgttgcgcactttccagaggagacgcggccacgcagacagagcccccctggacgcctgcagcccccccgggctgtgtctgcagggagcgccttcacctctcccgggtagcggagggtagaagggatggcgggtgcgtgaggtgcgagcaggcggctgatgcgctcggcctggcggcagaggtcaaagagggagcagaaaggctgcggagcgtcagggagagggcagagcagcagagagttggggttgttcagcctggagaagagaaggctgcggggagaccttcttaatgtttacaagtatctgaagggtgggctgaaggaggatggagccagactcttttcagtggctgccagtaagaggacgaggggtaacgggcacaaggtggaacataggaagttccgatcaaacctgaggaaaaacttcttcacggtgagggtgagagcgcactggaagaggctgcccagggaggttgtggagtctccttctctggagactttcaagacgtgcctggctgcagtcttgagtaatgtgctgtgggcaatgctgctttagcaggggagttggatagatgatctctagaggtcccttccaactctgaaattctgtgattcgatgaaacgttcagcctggagaagagaagagaaggctccgcggagaccttggagccccttccagcccctcaaggggctccaggaaagctgtggagggactctggatgagggaggggagccatgggacgagggggaaggggtttccactgcaagaggggagactgagctgagatctcgggcagaaattcttggctgtgagggcggtgagcccctggcccaggttgcccagagaagctgtggctgccccatccctggaggggttcaaggccaggttggccggggcttggagcaagctgggctggtgggaggtgtccctgcccagggcagggggtggcactgggtggcctttaaggtccgttcctacccaaaccattccctgaaggggtggggcccttctccccctccttttgtccccctccttttgtccccctccttttgtccccctccttttgtccccctccttttgtccccctccttttgtccccctccttttgtccccctccttttgtccccctccttttgtccccctccttttgtccccctccttttgtccccctccttttctccttctccttatggtttgagaaacccaccacaatttcttgtcctttagagaactactctctcaaccgatgacccctccccaaccgggaaggggaactgggggaaaaacaaggacccaggaggacactggggagctacattgcggttctgtgatggtgacttggAGCACTGCAGCCACACTGGAGTCCGTGCCATGGGCGCTCTGATgccttgtctcccctgggccctctcctcctgattgtgatggggctcagggtattctcatctgtgctgtggAGGAAGCTGCTTCAGGTTGGTGACTTGACTGTTGCAGCACATTGTGCTGTGGCATGGGGTGGCAAGGGATGGCGTGGAGTGGTGTgggtggctgtggtgtgggactgggtggggctcccgtctcacccagctcctggggaccttgcagaagtgaaggagaagaagaagcgtcAGGCAAGCAAGACAAGAGCCCAGCcggagaagcagagcggtgagtggccccagcaccgaccACCCTACAAACGGCCtacaccccatggcagccctgagccggggctgtgccggcagctgctggccgctcactctgtctcctccctctgcagcttctcagccagtggatggagaagtggagaaatcctggcccaagcaggagaagcggtgagtgtgggggagaccccagatgctccccagaccctcaccccatgccctgcccctgcctgcgctgggcagccctgacggccagccaaggggggtgctgcctgcgggtcccgctggggtctggggtgcagcggggtctctttctcctcctctgcagggcgagtgcggaggccttgagccggaagcccctctccccacgggccccgctggccaccatggactccatgacagacagaggctcctcttcctcagcttcctttacccttcccggaggcctgtcctggtgggatggcggaACTGGCAGCACTCAactgctcaggaccccgccatccccccagggctgtcagggggagggtgcaggagccagggccagccctctgcgaggagcccccacaggaactgccaacaaggaccacgcaagaggtctacttgacctcttgcacattttcaaggcgtggggggagaggcagcagcgcggcgagcccatggccagactgccatggccagacagcccatggcgagagccggctgccggccgcgctgcatctgcttcagaaatttcccctaatggctgggaggtgtggggccgggaaccccctggggtgccccacttctgatccaataaaaaagtcaatattttctctatccctgtgagtgtcagcagatcagttttgtcccttgacaggagcagagaatcagttttgtgtaatgacagcagtatgtgctacagtaatgccgactctcctgtggagatgggggggcccttgccccttgtgcattacaccccacccgaagagagagacaacgtctattattgcgtttactatctttatctcagATCATCTGTTATtatgtgtaacaataatgcaccctcagtgagtttgcagatgacaccaagctaggagggagtgttgatctgcttgagggaaggaaggctctacagagggccctggacaggctggagggatgggccaaggccaattggatgaggtttaataaggccaagggccgggtcctgcattttggtcacaacaagcccaagcaacgccaggggcttggggaagagtggctggaaagctgccccgcagaaaaggacccgggggtgctggtggccggccagcttaacatgagccagtcctcccccagatgagctgggatcactggaaaccggctcagctctctccaacccccccaaagcagcacagccctccccaaaatgagctgggaccgctggcgtccagctcaaccctgcccagcccccccagaccagcgcaaccccccagaggcagcccagccctcgggacccttgcagaggccgccaggctggggcccagggggcgggtcgggggtgtcgcgtgaaaaggggcaaagcggttttggcagaaaaggaacccccttgtgttctaacactcctcaccgaggtgggaggccaggtgcggctgggtttaaatcctgaggaatgcccaattcagcactatcagcccaatggcgtttaataggtATTcaagtgttacgatttggatacactactagtggactgcaccttccgtctagtcgtgctcatgaactagcacggccactctcgagtctttggttgcgttcggtgagaaaccaaaaggatgagctacttcaaaaagtgcagtttatttaagcaacagatagataggttcttagggcagccggtgataaatacactgtctgcaaagcacgtgcaaatgaaagtattgttacatctacaaaacgcgggacaaagttctaacgatacagcctggctatacatgtagaaaagagagtctctagagaaatttctgagtttcccgagggagccctcggtataatctaagtcttacccaaaggtgtccctatgggggggaagggaggctcagcccgtcgcctgctcccagaagccagtgatggaattctttgcgatggtgtcttccctgggtatcccccctctctcgggctgtttttctactatttgttatcttcgaggtggagtttgagtgactttagtcgtacatacttttatcatgagtggtgtaaatttttctcgcttcacaattaaaggtctagtttacgagaagctcagggcgcaggctcaagaaggagcggtcgcaccttggaggcgggtagccttcggggtggaggtgtgttttggtattataatgacattctaatgagcaaagttcgcacaaaggacagcatttcatgaaaatttggcaaaatgttggctccgagtatggagcgggcagctaattggcagcttatctgtttcctggtatcatcccattcccgtatccgctatacatccaaggtaaagccgcggaataattgcatcccgtcccgtacctcatgtagcttatcagggaaccacaggtgttgtattcttcatgccacctgcagctgttttctccctcagaagcctcttgattttctacttttccttcctgtgtgaacaatgctgtacttttgtgtttttagccaatgtagtatttattccacaggggggcagcgaggtctgtccctgtccccgtccccgtcccccaccctctgccctcagcaggaggagaggaaccaggtcctcacctcctacctgtgggtccgtcaggcctggctggatgcccacttcgcctgggacaaggacgcttacagcggcatcgacagcatccgcatccccagcagctacgtctggcggccggccatcatcatcctctacaacgagtgggtgctgctcaccctcccccaccccccggctgctcccggagctgggggggctgaggctggggctgggggtgttgccaacggggagcagggggggtcctggtgtgggggatgtggggagacggtcacctcgactgggtgagaaggcggcggcaggaggtgctggcatcagcctggtgtgccacccacctggcagctgggatgtgccaccccgggggtgaccaggggcagcgagccccctcttcctgggggtgatgtggggaggggacacggggttggggaccagtgctcggccccgcagacccttgccccacgtggggctcggggccatcctggccccacagcgatccctcccccagcgccgacgacggctttggcggctcggtggagaccaacgtggtgctgcgctctgacgggcacatcacgtgggactcgcccgccatcaccaagagctcctgcaaggtggatgtctcctacttgcccttcgacgggcagcggtgccgcctcaccttcggctcctggagctacaacgggaaccagatcgacctccgcaACCGGCTGCACACCGGGGACCCGATGGATTCCTTGCTAGGGGGGGTTTCgatgcggggaggtgggcagtggtctctccccaccctgccgcggcgtcaccacccattacccacgcagggaagtactacatcgccaccatgaccatgatcacggcctccaccgcgctgaccatcttcatcatgaacgtccaccactgcggcccggggcgccggcccgtgcccccctgggccaggtggctcatcctccaccacatggcccggctctgctgtgtctacgaggtgggcgagagctgcaagagcccccaacgggtgccaggcaggcaggcgggcagggaggacactggggggccgggggagagccccatggagggggaggtgggtgccgaggcagggggctgtccccgggactgctgcctgtgccaccacgatggcctgctgaggaacgtgggctACGTTGCCGGCTGCttccggcatcaccaagcctcccagagccggaccggcgagtggaagaaggtggccaaggtgatggaccgcttcttcatgtgggtcttcttcctcatggtcttcctcatgagtgtgctggtcctgggcaatgctgcctgATGGCCCCGTGGACTCACTGCCCAGAGAAACAGTGGTGGCCACGGGTGCCCCATGAGGGTGGCTCATCAtgagccccccttggcccttcatGGACCTGCAGGGTGGGTCCTCCACCAGCGCCAGGGAAGATaagcctgagagcgggaacctgactcggccggggctgccccagctgcagggttgagggGTCACGGCCCCCCGAGCAGTTGTCTCGGTGGTGACATATAGatatagaatcacaaaatggtttgggtgggaaggaaccttaaagatcatctcattccacccccctgccctgggcagggacacctcccaccagcccagcttgctccaagccccggccaacctggccttgaacccctccagggatggggcagccacagcttctctgggcaacctgggccaggggctcaccgccctcacagccaagaatttctgcccaagatctcagcccagtctcccctcttgcagtggaaaccccttccccctcgtcccatggctcccctccctcatccagagtccctccccagctctgaggctggacaggcaggggtggcatggcatgtgggagaacaggggcaggtacctagagaacttctcgcctccaatgctcttggacttcacccctgaacaattacaggaccctgagagaggagtagaatatctgcaggggaaatactggggctcttctagagaggcacaactcaccgcactgtgctgggccctggccactatctaccaggcactgctcagtgttatgcagcaccctcaggggaaggagatggagaccagaccgacagcaccagtataggttaggggcggacatgctgggaagcagctctgaggagaaggacctggggaagattctctccctctactctgcactggggaggccacaactggagtattgtgtccagttttgggctccccagttcaagagggacagggaactagcggagcgagtccagcgaagggca
Encoded here:
- the LOC134511220 gene encoding neuronal acetylcholine receptor subunit alpha-10-like, with amino-acid sequence MAVNQVLTSYLWVRQAWLDAHLAWDKDAYGGIDSIRIPSSYVWRPDIIILYNDANDGFGGSVETNVVLRSDGHITWDSPAITKSSCKVDVSYLPFDGQRCRLTFGSWSYNGNQIDLHNRLDTGDLTDFVENVEWEALGMPAYYIATMTMITASTALTIFIMNVHHCGPGRRPVPPWARWLILHHMARLCCVYEVGESCKSPQRVPGRQAGREDTGGPGESPMEGEVGAEAGGCPRDCCLCHHDGLLRNVGYVAGCFRHHQASQSRTGEWKKVAKVMDRFFMWVFFLMVFLMSVLVLGNAA